One stretch of Rhinolophus ferrumequinum isolate MPI-CBG mRhiFer1 chromosome 5, mRhiFer1_v1.p, whole genome shotgun sequence DNA includes these proteins:
- the LRRC66 gene encoding leucine-rich repeat-containing protein 66 has translation MKILCFTVITMAIGLYFTGTMANPARKSSISFNSECQWNGYLLTNCSFPGKHAIPMNISQRAATVDVSSNFFKILLQSPTKKEEWNIKHLDLSNHLISKITLSPLAHLQALELLNLSNNAIRSLSLALPSPKSSSVKRHRSSLRNGLPLLKLLILQRNKLSDIPKGLWKLKSLQSLDLSFNRISQIGVSDFHHCLQLENLYLKSNKIFRIHPKAFKDLKKLQAVDLSSNALTSILPIMTIALELPQLEADLADNQWQCDGSLAAFQTVMSESWKEKWNGICPKTIGNEEAYRWTPRSRISRKSWIPHTNLSHMKSLTQSKAERHREGMYISFSTPGEKDHASSDTSEQRARLSRWVRSARDEQTADGKEAAPQDFTLAICLAVFITFFVAFCLGALTRPYVDRLWQQRCRRRSSGSDHAYSNEGFYDEIEAAGNKRHATVDPRQACHDLNLCENQDPFWGTEARPHAAVIADRNLGRCRKETGSQQNREQCGDHTGAGSREDIVLPNDSAARSILHGQPHADNNALIAAGQARIYKNVIPGEINYDTVAQEDSLCEHSVGVPALAGRSQTGSGSNRKDWDELDPPPSSERTAALSEMQTRTKTQRIGKNKEREGTEQLPPEFSKETQVSTSISVLSPEQQRLKGAVTEEELSTYYSSVTLSNPGDMDPSPPVFPPGWGSDLATTPTNEESVQKHPPDTQYELDTNYDSDEGSLFTLSSVSSEDARNVAEEDTDGKESCRASEPLEDRDSEVRKDSVTSFENLEDSITFQKIQGKCEDQEDHFEKPLISGPDSGLCESHLESASNTNKCETPLTLPGSLGKNPSGDEIPDMLVYDCVTAPQPEAAEWLRSLSDLEFFTVDNSPQTPPCSAEVPSDPDKDLKSAHRERDSDFGTCETFIQETDTAQNSVLFQITTGDTVRPSQQDSEGSSVNSNPLDIDANEGFVCPLENYGSREAISQTQLSEFFGDEAALQCERRGGEYFEEGPKSQVPLLQELPNKTSSLRIQEPFSDRDGCKYSEENMLQLEKDGSDFYTQTQTQSHLTGAGSLGEDQLHYDKDRCGT, from the exons ATGAAAATCCTATGTTTCACAGTCATTACCATGGCTATAGGTCTTTATTTTACTGGAACAATGGCAAACCCAGCAAGAAAAAGCAGTATTTCATTCAATTCTGAGTGCCAATGGAATGGATATCTTCTGACCAACTGTTCTTTTCCTGGAAAGCATGCCATACCTATGAACATATCACAGAGAGCAGCCACAGTGGATGTAAGttccaatttctttaaaattctcttaCAGTCTCCCAcgaaaaaagaagaatggaataTAAAACATCTGGACCTCAGTAACCACCTCATATCGAAAATAACCTTAAGCCCTCTTGCACATTTACAAGCTTTGGAACTACTGAACCTCAGCAACAATGCCATCCGCTCCCTCTCATTGGCTCTACCCAGTCCTAAGTCCTCATCAGTGAAACGCCACAGGAGCAGCTTGAGAAACGGACTTCCACTTCTCAAGCTGCTGattcttcaaagaaataaacTCAGTGACATTCCCAAGG GACTATGGAAACTGAAGTCATTACAGAGTTTGGATCTGTCATTCAATAGGATATCGCAAATTGGTGTTTCTGATTTTCATCACTGCCTGCAACTGGAGAACCTCTATTTAAAGAGCAACAAGATATTCAGAATTCATCCAAAAGCCTTCAAGGACCTCAAAAAATTACAG GCTGTAGACCTCAGCAGTAATGCTCTGACCAGCATCCTGCCGATAATGACCATTGCTCTAGAACTGCCCCAGCTGGAGGCTGACTTGGCAGACAACCAGTGGCAGTGTGATGGGAGCCTGGCTGCCTTCCAAACTGTCATGTCTGAATCCTGGAAAGAGAAGTGGAATGGAATTTGCCCCAAGACTATAG GGAATGAGGAGGCATACCGGTGGACTCCCAGAAGCAGAATTTCCAGGAAGAGCTGGATTCCTCACACTAATCTGAGTCACATGAAAAGCCTCACACAGAGCAAAGCTGAGAGGCACCGGGAAGGCATGTACATTAGCTTTTCCACTCCAGGGGAGAAGGACCACGCCAGCTCTGATACCAGTGAGCAGAGAGCACGGCTGTCAAGATGGGTGAGGAGCGCCCGGGATGAGCAAACAGCCGATGGAAAGGAAGCCGCTCCCCAGGACTTCACCCTGGCCATCTGCCTGGCGGTGTTCATCACATTCTTCGTGGCTTTCTGCCTGGGGGCTTTGACAAGGCCTTACGTTGACAGACTGTGGCAACAGAGATGCCGTCGAAGAAGCTCTGGTTCAGACCATGCATATTCCAACGAGGGCTTCTATGACGAGATAGAAGCTGCAGGGAACAAACGGCATGCCACGGTGGATCCGCGCCAAGCTTGCCACGATCTAAACCTCTGTGAGAACCAAGACCCTTTCTGGGGGACAGAGGCCAGACCACATGCTGCAGTCATTGCTGACAGAAATCTGGGAAGATGCAGAAAGGAGACTGGCAGCCAGCAGAACAGGGAACAATGTGGGGACCACACTGGGGCAGGAAGTAGAGAGGACATCGTGCTACCAAATGACAGTGCAGCCCGGTCCATCCTCCACGGACAGCCACACGCTGATAACAACGCACTAATTGCAGCAGGACAGGCCCGCATCTACAAGAATGTTATTCCTGGAGAAATAAATTACGACACTGTGGCCCAGGAAGATTCTCTCTGTGAGCATTCAGTGGGCGTCCCTGCGCTAGCTGGCAGGTCACAAACTGGCTCTGGCTCAAACCGTAAGGATTGGGATGAATTAGACCCACCCCCCTCAAGTGAAAGGACAGCTGCTCTCTCTGAAATGCAAACACGTACAAAAACACAGAGGATTGGAAAGAACAAGGAAAGAGAGGGCACTGAACAGTTACCTCCAGAGTTTTCTAAGGAAACGCAAGTGAGCACTTCCATTAGTGTGCTCAGCCCAGAGCAGCAAAGGCTCAAAGGGGCCGTTACGGAGGAAGAGCTTTCCACCTACTATAGTTCAGTCACACTCAGTAACCCAGGAGATATGGACCCGTCCCCACCGGTCTTTCCTCCAGGATGGGGCAGTGACCTGGCCACCACTCCTACTAACGAGGAATCAGTGCAGAAACATCCTCCTGACACACAGTACGAGCTGGACACCAACTACGATTCTGATGAAGGATCTTTATTTACTCTCAGTTCAGTCAGTTCTGAGGATGCAAGAAATGTGGCTGAAGAAGACACAGATGGCAAGGAGAGCTGTAGAGCCAGTGAGCCCCTGGAGGACAGGGACTCAGAGGTGAGGAAGGACAGTGTTACGTCATTCGAGAATCTTGAGGACAGCATCACCTTCCAGAAGATTCAGGGGAAATGTGAGGATCAGGAGGATCATTTTGAAAAACCTCTCATTTCTGGTCCAGACTCTGGTTTGTGTGAGAGTCACCTGGAAAGCGCCTCTAATACTAACAAATGCGAGACTCCACTGACCTTGCCCGGCTCACTGGGCAAGAATCCTTCCGGTGATGAGATCCCAGACATGCTTGTTTATGACTGTGTCACAGCGCCTCAGCCTGAGGCAGCAGAGTGGCTCCGCTCACTTAGCGACTTAGAATTTTTCACTGTGGATAATTCACCACAAACACCACCATGTTCTGCAGAAGTTCCCTCAGATCCTGACAAGGATCTCAAGAGTGCTCATCGTGAAAGAGACTCAGACTTTGGTACATGCGAAACTTTCATTCAGGAAACAGACACAGCTCAAAACAGTGTTCTTTTCCAGATCACTACAGGGGACACCGTAAGACCCTCACAACAAGATTCTGAAGGGAGCAGTGTGAATTCCAACCCTCTGGACATTGATGCAAATGAGgggtttgtatgtcctcttgagAACTACGGTTCCAGAGAGGCTATAAGCCAAACACAACTATCAGAATTCTTTGGCGATGAAGCAGCTCTTCAGTGTGAAAGAAGAGGAGGGGAATATTTTGAAGAGGGTCCCAAGAGCCAGGTACCATTATTACAAGAGCTTCCAAATAAAACCAGTTCATTAAGAATACAGGAGCCCTTCAGTGATAGAGATGGGTGTAAATATTCAGAGGAGAATATGTTGCAGTTAGAAAAAGATGGTTCTGACTTTTATACTCAAACGCAGACCCAGAGCCACCTGACAGGAGCTGGCTCTCTAGGTGAGGACCAGCTCCACTATGACAAAGACAGATGTGGAACTTGA